One Candidatus Alcyoniella australis genomic window, GCGCCGTTTTTCAGCGACCAGTTCTGGCAAAAATCGCAATCCAGCGTGCAGCCCAAACCGCCCACCGAGAGTACACGCGATCCGGGCCGAACGTGATACAGCGGCTTCTTCTCGATCGGGTCCAGGGCGCTGGAGGCGATCACGCCGTAGTTGTCGGCGAGCAGCACTCCGGCGTCGTTGAGCCGCGTTGTGCATTGGCCACGTTTGCCAGGTGCGATCAGGCAGTGCCGCGGGCAGAGCAGGCAGCGATACACGCCGTTGCCCAGTTCCTCGTAATATTCAGCGCGCTTGGTCTCCATCATTTCACTCCGAACCGACTGTAGCCCGCGGGCTGGGTCGGCGCGACCTCCAGCGAGTCGACCCTGGCCGGGGACGGCCCTTGACGGCACCAGTCGATCAGCTCGTCCACCGCATCGGCAGCGCCCTCGGCGTGCAGCTCGACCGAGCCGTCGGCCGCGTTGCGCACCCAGCCGCAGACGCCCAAAGATTCGGCGCGCTCAACCGTGGATGCGCGAAACCAGACCCCCTGCACCAGGCCGCGCACGCACACGAACAGCGCCTTGGTCTGCGAAGTGTGCACCCCGCTCATCCGTGCTCCAACATCTCGAGGAACCGCTGCTCGTCGATCACCTTTACGCCGAGCTTCTGGGCCTTGCTCAATTTGCTCCCCGCTCCCGGCCCGGCCACGACCAAGTCGGTCTTGGAGCTGACCGACCCGGACACCCGGCCGCCCGCGGACTTGATCCGCTCCTTGGCCTCGGCGCGGGTCATCGACTCCAGCTCTCCGGTGAGCACCACGCTTTGGTCGGCGAACACACCTTGCTCGATCTGGGCCAGCGGCTGGGGCTCCACGCCGTGATCGAGCAGCCGACCGATCACCTCGCGGTTGGCCGCGTCGGAAAAGAAATCCACGATCGAGCGCGCGACCTTGGGACCCACGCCGTCAATGGCGGTCAGCTCGTCGTACTGCGCGCCGAGCAGCCCGTCAAGCGTCCGATAGCGCCGGGCCAGCAGTTCGGCCACCGTCTCGCCGACCATACGGATGCCCAATGCGGCGAGCAGCCGGTTCAGCGACACGTGTTTGCCGCGTTCGAGCGCCTCGACAATGTTGCGCGCGCTCTTGAGTCCCATCCGGTCGAGCTCGGCCCAGGCTGCCTCGCCTAAATCGTAGAGGTCGGCCGGGCTGTGCACCAAGCCGCGCTCCACGAGTTGGTCGATCAGCTTGTCGCCCAGGCCCTCGATGTTCATGCAGCCCTTGGAGGCGAAGTGCTTGAGCGACTCGGCGAGCTTGGCCGGGCAGGCCAGGCCCACGCAGCGATAGGCGGCGTCGCCCGGCGCGCGCACCACTGCCGAACCGCAGGCCGGACAAGCCCGGTGGCGCTCGGGGATCGAAAATTTCCGCTCCGAGCCATCGCGCTGATCGACAAGCACCTCGAGGATCTCGGGGATCACGTCGCCCGCGCGTTGTATCAGCACTTGGTCGCCCTCGCGCACGTCGAGGCGATCGATCTCGTCCTGGTTGTGCAGGCTGGCGCTGCGGATGGTCACCCCGCCCACAGCCGCGGGATCGAGCTTGGCAACGGGCGTCAGCGCGCCGGTGCGGCCGACCTGGACCTCGATGGCGTTGACGCGGGTCTGCGCCTTCTGGGCCTTGAACTTGACGGCTATCGCCCACCGTGGGTGGTGCGCGGTCGCTCCCAAACGCCCTTGCAGCTCGAAGTCGTCGACCTTGACCACCGCGCCGTCGATGTCGAAGGGCAGCTCGCGCCGCTGCTGCTCGATCCAACGCACCGCGTCGATGGTCTGCTCGATCCCCTCGCAGCATTGCGCCAGCGATCCGGCGTGGGTCGGCAGCCGGTAGTTGCGCAGCAGCTCGAGAAACGCGCACTGGCCGCCGGCTGATCGATCCGCTCCGCCCGGCGCGTAGAATACGATGCGCAACGGCCGTGCGGCCGCGATCTGCGGATCGAGCTGACGCACCGACCCGGCGGCCGCGTTGCGCGGATTGGCGAAAGTCTTTTCGCCGGCCTCCTCCTTGGCCTGGTTGAGCCCGGCGAAGTCGCGCTTGCTTAGGTAGACCTCGCCGCGCACGCGTAGCTCGTCCGGAGCGGAGTCGGGCAGTCGCAGCGGCAGGCCGCGGATCGTGCGTAGGTTCTGGGTGACGTCCTCGCCGATCAGACCGTCGCCGCGCGTGGCTCCGATCGTAAACAGGCGGCCGCTGTAGCTCACCTGCACGGCCAGGCCGTCGATCTTGGGCTCCACCGCGTAGCGGATCGGTCCCTCGTTTCCCAAGAAGCGGCGCACCCGCTCGTCAAAGGCGCGCAGCTCCTGGTGGTCGAATGCGTTTTGCAGCGAGAGCATCGGCCGCGCGTGCACGACCTTGTCAAACCCCTCCAGCGGCGCGCCCCCCACGCGCGCGGTGGGCGAGTCCGGCGCGGTCAACTCGGGGAATTGCCCTTCGAGCTGGGTCAGCTCGCGGAACAGCCGGTCATACTCCTCATCGCTGATCGACGGGGCGTCGAGCACATAATAGCGATGGGAATGTTCGTCGAGCAGCTGTCGCAGCTCGTCGATCCGTTTGCGCGCCGCATTCAAGTTCACTGAGGCAAGATATTACATCGTCCGCGCAGCTTCAATAATCAGGCAGCAGATGCACGGACCGATCGAAATAGGATAGAATCGAAAAAGCTGTATGCGGTATTTCAGTATCTACATCAAACTGATCATCTACTTCCTGCTGATCAGTGTTCCGCCGATCCTAATCATGGGTGTGCTCAGCTTCGTCGAGGTCACGCGAATCGTGCGCGGCGAGACCGAGCGCGTGTTGTCGTTGATCGCCCAGTCCACCGCCAACCAGATCGGCCGCGCCCTGGACGAGAACATGCAGGACGTGCTGCTGTGGGCAATGCTCTCGGACGTGGGTAAGTCCCTGGACCAGCGGACCCTGAGCAACCAGCGACGACTCCAGGATCTGCTGGATCAGCTGGTGATGACCAAATCGGGCTACGACATCCTGATGGTGGTCGATGTCAACGGCAGACTGCGCGCGGTCAATAAGGTCGGACCCGAGGGCCAACGGCTGATCAGCGGTTCGGTGATGGAACGCGACTGGATGAGCTCCTCCAACGAATGGTCCCGCGGGGCGCTCGCCGGTGAACCCGTGCTCGGGCCGTGGCATTACGACAGCCAGATCGAAATGATCTACGCCCATGAGCCGCGCTCTTACTCGATCATCATGTCCGCACCGATCCGCCGCAAGGGCGGCAGCCGGGTAATCGGCGTCTTCGCCGCCTATCTCAATTGGATGGACATTCAACGCCAGCTCGACCGCGTGCGCGAGGACGTGGTCGGCGTCTACAACGTCAACCTGGCGCTGATTACCGCCGACGGGCGCAAGGTCATCGGTTACCGTAACCGCGAACGTTACGGCGACACCTACCTGGAACGCGCCAAGCTGCCGCCCGAGGCCTTCAGTGCGGCAAAGAGCACCTTCGGCTTCTCCTCACCGCTCAAGCGGACCCTGGCCTACGCCACGGTCGAAGTCCCCTCGGCGCCTCAAAGTCCGTCCTGGCTAGTCTGCGTCGATGTGCTCGACCGCGATATTTTCGCCGCGACGTTCCAGTTGCGCGACACGTTCCTGCTGATCACCGGCCTGGCGGTGTTCGCGATTATCGGCATGGTCAACTTGGTCTCGCGGATGATCACCCGTCCGCTGCTGATGCTGGTCGACGACGCGGCGGCCGTGGCCAAGGGGGATCTGGACCGCGAAATCAAAATCGACTCGGTGGACGAGATCGGCGTGCTGCAGAACGCCTTCCACCTGATGACCGACGCCATCCGCGAACGCGACCGCAAGCTGCAGGAGATCATGCACGACCTGGAACGCGCCAACCGGCTCAAGAGCGAGTTTTTAGCCAACATGTCCCACGAACTGCGCACGCCGATGAACTCGATCATCGGCTTCACCTCGCTGACCATCGATCGCGCCGGTGATCTGCTGCCGCCGCTGCACCGTGAGAACCTACTGCGCGTTAAAAAGAACGCCCATAACCTGCTCGAACTGCTCAACGGCATCCTCGACCTGAGCAAGATCGAGTCCGGCGGCATGGATATCTTCGTCGAACCCTTCGAGGTCGGCCAACTGATCGACTCGATCATGACCATGGTCCATCCGATGCTCGATAAGAACAGCGTGCGCATCGAGCGCAGACTGCCCGACGACCTCTCGCCGCTACGACAGGATCGGACCAAGGTCCGGCAGATTCTGGTCAACCTGATGTCCAATGCGGTTAAATTCACGCACGAGGGATTCATCAGAATCAGCGCCGAACCCCTCGATACCTGCGAGGCGCTGGATAAGCCCGCGGGTTACGAAGGGGGCTGGATCGCAATCGCGGTCGAGGACTCGGGCATCGGTATCGACGAGCAGAACCTTAAGGTTATCTTCGACGAGTTCTGGCAGGTTGACGGCGGGCCGACGCGCCGTTACGGTGGAACCGGCCTCGGTCTGTCGATCAGTCGCAAGCTGGCCGGCCTGCTCGGAGGTACGATAACGGTCTCGAGCATCATGGGGCAGGGCTCGACCTTCACGCTGATTCTGCCTGCGGACCTGGACGCATTCGAACACACCCAGGAAACTCAGCCGGATGTCCAGGCGGCGTTCGAGACTTTCCTGGAGGATTCAAAAGATGAAAACGATTCTGATAATTGAGGACGTCGAGGACAACCGGGAACTGCTGGTCCAGTTCCTCAGCGCCGAGTATAAGATCTACGATACCGACGACGGCGAA contains:
- a CDS encoding acylphosphatase codes for the protein MSGVHTSQTKALFVCVRGLVQGVWFRASTVERAESLGVCGWVRNAADGSVELHAEGAADAVDELIDWCRQGPSPARVDSLEVAPTQPAGYSRFGVK
- the ligA gene encoding NAD-dependent DNA ligase LigA, producing the protein MNLNAARKRIDELRQLLDEHSHRYYVLDAPSISDEEYDRLFRELTQLEGQFPELTAPDSPTARVGGAPLEGFDKVVHARPMLSLQNAFDHQELRAFDERVRRFLGNEGPIRYAVEPKIDGLAVQVSYSGRLFTIGATRGDGLIGEDVTQNLRTIRGLPLRLPDSAPDELRVRGEVYLSKRDFAGLNQAKEEAGEKTFANPRNAAAGSVRQLDPQIAAARPLRIVFYAPGGADRSAGGQCAFLELLRNYRLPTHAGSLAQCCEGIEQTIDAVRWIEQQRRELPFDIDGAVVKVDDFELQGRLGATAHHPRWAIAVKFKAQKAQTRVNAIEVQVGRTGALTPVAKLDPAAVGGVTIRSASLHNQDEIDRLDVREGDQVLIQRAGDVIPEILEVLVDQRDGSERKFSIPERHRACPACGSAVVRAPGDAAYRCVGLACPAKLAESLKHFASKGCMNIEGLGDKLIDQLVERGLVHSPADLYDLGEAAWAELDRMGLKSARNIVEALERGKHVSLNRLLAALGIRMVGETVAELLARRYRTLDGLLGAQYDELTAIDGVGPKVARSIVDFFSDAANREVIGRLLDHGVEPQPLAQIEQGVFADQSVVLTGELESMTRAEAKERIKSAGGRVSGSVSSKTDLVVAGPGAGSKLSKAQKLGVKVIDEQRFLEMLEHG
- a CDS encoding ATP-binding protein, which codes for MRYFSIYIKLIIYFLLISVPPILIMGVLSFVEVTRIVRGETERVLSLIAQSTANQIGRALDENMQDVLLWAMLSDVGKSLDQRTLSNQRRLQDLLDQLVMTKSGYDILMVVDVNGRLRAVNKVGPEGQRLISGSVMERDWMSSSNEWSRGALAGEPVLGPWHYDSQIEMIYAHEPRSYSIIMSAPIRRKGGSRVIGVFAAYLNWMDIQRQLDRVREDVVGVYNVNLALITADGRKVIGYRNRERYGDTYLERAKLPPEAFSAAKSTFGFSSPLKRTLAYATVEVPSAPQSPSWLVCVDVLDRDIFAATFQLRDTFLLITGLAVFAIIGMVNLVSRMITRPLLMLVDDAAAVAKGDLDREIKIDSVDEIGVLQNAFHLMTDAIRERDRKLQEIMHDLERANRLKSEFLANMSHELRTPMNSIIGFTSLTIDRAGDLLPPLHRENLLRVKKNAHNLLELLNGILDLSKIESGGMDIFVEPFEVGQLIDSIMTMVHPMLDKNSVRIERRLPDDLSPLRQDRTKVRQILVNLMSNAVKFTHEGFIRISAEPLDTCEALDKPAGYEGGWIAIAVEDSGIGIDEQNLKVIFDEFWQVDGGPTRRYGGTGLGLSISRKLAGLLGGTITVSSIMGQGSTFTLILPADLDAFEHTQETQPDVQAAFETFLEDSKDENDSDN